One window of the Marinilactibacillus sp. Marseille-P9653 genome contains the following:
- a CDS encoding QueT transporter family protein: protein MKETTKQSFNTRKLTISALVIALYIVAMASTASISFGAYQIRIATSLYALSYLFPFLVLPLGLANALSNFLLGGLGPIDVIGGLVIGILVSSSIVLIRRFALPRWSIALPIIFLIGLGIPSYLNFLLGVPYWALVVNLVIGQIIPGILGVLLVQALEKPLKARKVIL from the coding sequence ATGAAAGAGACTACTAAACAGTCATTCAATACCCGTAAACTGACGATTTCAGCACTAGTTATTGCATTATACATCGTCGCTATGGCTTCTACAGCATCGATTTCTTTCGGCGCTTATCAGATCCGAATCGCGACGAGTCTTTACGCTCTTTCTTATTTATTCCCTTTTCTTGTTCTTCCACTTGGTTTGGCTAACGCACTTTCGAATTTTTTACTTGGCGGATTAGGTCCTATTGATGTAATCGGAGGATTGGTGATTGGGATACTCGTTTCCAGTTCCATCGTACTCATTCGACGTTTCGCATTACCTCGTTGGTCTATCGCTTTACCGATTATCTTTTTAATTGGTTTAGGTATCCCAAGTTACTTGAATTTTTTACTTGGCGTTCCTTATTGGGCGCTAGTGGTCAACCTGGTGATTGGACAAATCATTCCAGGAATTCTTGGTGTGTTACTGGTTCAAGCACTAGAAAAACCCTTAAAAGCTAGAAAGGTGATTTTATGA
- the queF gene encoding preQ(1) synthase, giving the protein MTGRNEKELTGISHLGNQEVKYSMDYAPEVLESFDNKHPNNDYFVKFNCPEFTSLCPITGQPDFATIYISYVPGEKMVESKSLKLYLFSFRNHGDFHEDCMNIIMKDLIKLMDPKYIEVWGKFTPRGGISIDPYCNYGKPGTRWEDVAWNRLANHDMYPETIDNR; this is encoded by the coding sequence ATGACAGGACGTAATGAAAAAGAGTTAACTGGTATCTCTCACTTAGGCAATCAAGAAGTGAAGTACAGTATGGATTATGCACCAGAAGTACTCGAAAGCTTTGACAACAAACATCCGAACAATGATTACTTTGTAAAATTCAACTGTCCGGAATTTACAAGTCTTTGTCCCATCACTGGACAACCTGACTTTGCGACGATTTATATCTCTTATGTACCGGGTGAAAAAATGGTTGAAAGCAAGTCTTTGAAACTCTATCTATTCAGTTTCAGAAACCATGGAGATTTCCATGAAGACTGTATGAATATTATTATGAAAGACTTGATCAAACTAATGGATCCAAAATACATCGAAGTTTGGGGTAAATTTACTCCTCGTGGCGGTATCTCAATCGATCCTTACTGTAACTACGGCAAACCTGGTACACGCTGGGAAGACGTAGCCTGGAACCGATTAGCGAATCACGATATGTATCCCGAAACGATTGATAATCGTTAA
- a CDS encoding GNAT family N-acetyltransferase — protein sequence MVTLVPINEENFEAVLALRVAESQSKFVAPTVSSLAECYLYRNNGDVFPFAIQDKDIVVGFLLLDTDDEDHQMTIWRIMIDQAHQGKGYGRQTIEKTIELAQSDSTYEILIADYVKGNEVMGDLLKSIGFKYHSFNKKFNEHVLHYHLNESPPE from the coding sequence ATGGTTACGTTAGTACCGATTAATGAAGAAAATTTTGAGGCTGTGTTGGCTTTAAGAGTCGCTGAAAGCCAAAGTAAGTTCGTTGCACCTACTGTTAGTTCTTTAGCAGAATGTTATCTTTACCGTAACAATGGTGATGTTTTCCCTTTTGCTATTCAAGATAAAGATATAGTGGTTGGCTTTTTATTGCTAGACACTGATGACGAAGATCACCAAATGACGATTTGGAGAATCATGATTGATCAAGCACATCAAGGTAAAGGTTACGGCCGACAAACCATTGAAAAAACAATCGAATTAGCTCAATCTGATTCAACCTACGAGATTCTTATTGCCGATTATGTAAAGGGCAATGAAGTTATGGGTGACTTGTTGAAGTCGATTGGTTTCAAGTATCATTCCTTCAATAAGAAATTTAACGAACATGTACTTCACTACCACTTAAACGAATCACCGCCGGAGTGA